DNA from Rhodopirellula bahusiensis:
CCTTCGGCTGCGATTCACGAGCCAGCGTAAGCATGTCATCGTTCATGTCGACACCGATCACGTGACCTTGTTCACCAACCACTTGTGAGGCAATGAAGCAAATCTTTCCGCCGCCGCTGCCCAGATCCAAAACGGTCTCGCCCGGACGAACATACTTCGACGGATCACCACAACCGTAGTCGCGATCGATGACCTCTTGAGGGATGACTTTCAAATACTTCGCGTCGTAGTCGACGGGGCAGCAAAGTTCGGCCTCACGTTCTTGGGCGGCTTGGGCGTAGCGTTCACGAACAGCAGCTTCCACATTCAAAGACGACATAACGATGCACAAAGAGAAAAAAGGACAATGAAATTTGGAGACGGCGATCGCTCAACGATTCGGATTGCTCAGTTGAGCAGTGCGCCGCCGCAACCGCTGCCGGCCCCTGCGGTGCAACCGTAGCAATGGTCCGCCAATGCGATGGGCTGATCCACCAACTCATCCAACGATTCGATGGACCAAACCGTGCGAGTCTTTTGAGACAGATCGATCATTTGGTTGAAGTCACAATCGTAGATTTGACCGTCCCAGCTGACCGACACCAATGACCGGCACATCACTTCCTCTGCGGCTTTCGCATTGAAGCTCTCCGACAACAATCGCAGGTAATCATCCAGCAAGCCGCGTTTTTGCAAAAACTGGGCATATCGGCGGATGGGAATGTTGGTGATGGTCAGCAAACGGCCAAACTCGATCCCATATCGAGCAGCCAATTCGCGGCGGTAATCGGCTTCCAATTTGGATTGGTCCGGCGGAAGCGAAGGCCCGGTGGGGTTGTAGACCAAATCAAGTCGATGCGTTTCGCTTTCGCGTCGATATCCGAGTTCGTTTAGCCTCAGCAGTCCGTCAATGCTGCGGCCAAAAACGCCCCCGCCGCGTTGACCATCGACGTTGTCTTCCAGGTAACACGGAAGCGATGCCACCACGTCGATTTCGTGCTCCGCCAAAAACTCCGCCACCCACTCGTAACCGGGTTCGCTCAGGATGGTCAGGTTGCAACGGTCGATGACTCGCAATCCGGCGTCTCGAAAAGTCTTGGCCAAGCGTCGGAAATTCGGGTTCATCTCCGGTGCGCCGCCGGTCAAATCGACAGTGGTGATGGCGGGGCAAGACGCGACCAATTCCAGCAAACGATCCGCCGTGCGGTCGTCCATGTTTTCGCGTTTCTTGGTCGGCCCAGCATCCACGTGGCAGTGAGTGCAGGTTTGATTGCAAAGTTTGCCGAGATTGATTTGCAACTGATTCAATTGGTTGCGCCAGAGAATGCCGTTTTCCAATCGCGACGCGAATGTTGGCACCACACCGGTGGGCAGGCCTTCATTCACAATCGGTAACAAACTCGACACAGGTGCATTCTCCAAGGATTCATCGGGGCGGCAGGATCGATTCAAATCGCACGATCCGACGTCGGCAACAGCACAGTTCGAGCAGATACGCCGCCAAAGTCGGAAAGGAAACCATCAAAGCAGTCCCAACGTACAAGATGACCAACGAAGTCCTATCCCCGTTACTGGGACAAAACGGTAGGATGAAGTGATCACGGTATGGGGAACCGGCCGGTTGTGCGTCGAAGTTCGTTTTCGCAAAAAGCACGCGTGAAACGATTTTCCCTGCAATTGATTGGTTTTTGAGACGACGGAGCCTGACTTCCCTCGTCTTGTGGGTGACTTGTGGCGTACAGTTTGCGTAGGGAAACAAATCGGGTCGAAAGATTCGCCAGTTTGACAGTCGGTCTGGTCTAAGGGACGGAGAATATGTACGAACGGTTTACTGACCGAGCCAGGAAAGTCATGCAATTGGCTAACCAAGAGGCTCAACGATTCAATCACGAATACATCGGCACCGAACACATTTTGTTGGGGTTGGTGAAAGAAGGCAGCGGCGTGGCTGCCAACGTGTTGAAAAATCTCGAAGTTGATCTGCGAAAGATCCGGCTCGAGGTCGAAAAATTGGTGCAAAGCGGGCCAGAAATGGTGACCGTCGGCAAATTGCCGCAAACACCTCGTGCGAAGAAAGTCATCGAATACTCGATGGAAGAAGCACGCAATCTCAATCACAGCTACGTCGGCACCGAGCACATCCTATTGGGATTGCTTCGCGAACAAGAAGGCGTCGCCGCTCAGGTTCTGATGAACTTGGGTCTGAAGCTGGAAGACGTCCGCGAAGAAGTTCTTAATCTGCTTGGACACGGGCTCGAAGGCGCTGAGGTTGGCGAACGCGGTGGCCGTGGTGGCGATGGCGAAGGAAGCAGTGGCGGCAGCGGAAGCAGCAAAAGCGGCAAGAGCAAGACTCCTGCCCTGGACAGCTTTGGCCGCGACCTGACCGAATTGGCCAAGAAAGGTGAATTGGATCCCGTCATCGGTCGCGAACGAGAAATCGAACGCGCCATCCAAATTCTTTGTCGTCGTACCAAGAACAACCCCGTCCTGTTGGGCGAAGCCGGTGTCGGTAAAACCGCCATCATCGAAGGTTTCGCACAACGAGTCATCGGCGGCGAAGTGCCTGAGATCTTGGCCGAGAAACGCATCGTCGTTCTCGACTTGGCGATGATGGTCGCTGGTACCAAGTATCGCGGTCAGTTCGAAGAACGCATCAAAGCGGTCATGACCGAAGTGCGTCGTGTGAAAAACACGATTCTCTTCATCGACGAACTTCACACGCTGGTCGGTGCCGGTGGAGCAGAAGGCGCCATCGACGCTGCCAACGTTCTGAAGCCAGCTTTGGCTCGGGGCGAGATCCAGTGCATCGGTGCGACCACTTTGGACGAGTACCGCAAGTACATCGAAAAAGACAACGCTCTCGCACGTCGTTTTCAAGAGATCATGGTCGAACCGACCGGCAAGGCGGAAACGATCGAGATCCTCAAGGGATTGCGCGAACGGTACGAAGAACATCACCGTGTTCAGTTCACCGACGACGCCGTTGTGGCGGCCGTCGAAATGAGCGAACGCTACATCACTGCTCGCTGCTTGCCCGATAAAGCCATTGACGTGATCGATGAAGCAGGTGCTCGCGTGCGTCTTCGCACCATGACTCGTCCACCAGACTTGAAAGAGATCGACGAGCAAGTCGAAACGCTGAACAAGGACAAAGAAGACGCGGTCGCAAACCAAGACTTCGAAAAAGCCGCCAACCTTCGTGATCAAGCTGAAAAACTTCGCAAGAAGAAAGAGCAGATCACCCAAGAGTGGCGTGAAAAGAGTCAGCAAACCGACGGCGTCGTCGACGAAGAAATCATCGCGGAAGTCGTCAGCAAGATGACGGGCATTCCATTGACTCGACTGTCAACGGAAGACTCCCTGCGTCTGCTGAAGATGGAAGAAGAACTGCACAAACGCGTCGTCAGCCAAAGCCAGGCTGTCACGGCGGTTGCCAAGGCAGTGCGCCGAAGCCGCTCGGGTTTGAAAGATCCCAAGCGTCCAACCGGTTCGTTCATCTTCGCTGGTCCAACCGGCGTCGGTAAAACGTTGCTCGCCAAGGCTCTCGCTGAATACATGTTCGGTGATGCCGACGCGTTGGTGCACATCGACATGTCCGAGTACATGGAGAAACACAACGTCAGCCGTCTGATCGGTGCCCCTCCCGGATTCGTGGGTTACGAAGAAGGTGGCCAGCTGACCGAGAAGATTCGCCGGCGTCCGTACGCGGTCGTGCTGTTCGACGAAATCGAAAAGGCTCACCCCGATGTCTTCAACATGTTGTTGCAAGTCATGGAAGAGGGCCGTTTGACGGACTCGTTCGGTCGCAACGTCGACTTCCGTAACACGATCTTGATCATGACCACCAACGCGGGTGCGGAAGCGATCAAGAACGAATCGGCATTCGGTTTCCAGAAACCCGATGGCGATGCGAGCTACGACTCGATGAAGTCTCGCGTGATGGACCAAATCGAACGCGTCTTCCGACCTGAGTTTTTGAACCGCTTGGACGACACGATCATCTTCCGTCACTTGACCACGACTGACTTGAAGGGCGTGATCGACTTCGAACTGTCGAAGGTTCGCGAACGCTTGCTCGACCGTGGCTTGGCCATCGACTTGAGCGACGAAGCGAAGGAGTTCTTGATCAAGAAAGGCAGCAACCTCGATTACGGGGCTCGTCCACTTCGTCGTGCGATCGAGCAACGCATCGAAGATCCACTTGGCGAAGAATTGCTGCGTGGTGCTTTCGAAGGCAAGGACACGATCATCATCGATGTTCACAAAGACGACAGTGGCAAGATCACGCGTCTGAACTTCGAAGGCGAAAGCCGTGGCTGGGCTGACAGCGATTCCGAAGAGGAAACGGTTCCAGCATCCAGCAGTGAAGATCAATCGAAGTCCGACGCTTCGTAGTTTGCTTCGCAGATGAATATCAACGTGCCTCGGCGAGTCCATCACTCGCCGAGGCATTTTTTTTGCCCCGGCGGCATGCCAATCACGCTTACGTCTACCAGTCAAACTGCCTGCGATGCCTGAGACCGCCAGCAACCACAGCTCGACGAATGACAAGCCTGAGACCTCACTGTGGACACATCCGCTCGGACAGGTTGCAGACTTAGACGTTCTATTCAAGCAACTCGCTGGGTTAGAACATCGGCTTTGGCTGGATTCGGTTTCTGACCATGAGCACGATCGGGGACGTTACTCGTTTTTGACGGCTGATCCGGTCGGCTGGCTACATGCGACGCTTCTGGATCCCGATCCTTGGCCGCAGTTCCATGAATGGTGTTCGCGACTGCCTCTGTTCAGTAACGACGCTGAGTTGCCACCATTTTGTGGCGGCCTGGCTGGATTGGTCCCCTACGAAGCGGCTTGGTGGCTAGAACCAAGCGTCCGAATGCCCGAGACTTCCTTTGGCGATCATCC
Protein-coding regions in this window:
- the arsS gene encoding arsenosugar biosynthesis radical SAM (seleno)protein ArsS (Some members of this family are selenoproteins.): MSSLLPIVNEGLPTGVVPTFASRLENGILWRNQLNQLQINLGKLCNQTCTHCHVDAGPTKKRENMDDRTADRLLELVASCPAITTVDLTGGAPEMNPNFRRLAKTFRDAGLRVIDRCNLTILSEPGYEWVAEFLAEHEIDVVASLPCYLEDNVDGQRGGGVFGRSIDGLLRLNELGYRRESETHRLDLVYNPTGPSLPPDQSKLEADYRRELAARYGIEFGRLLTITNIPIRRYAQFLQKRGLLDDYLRLLSESFNAKAAEEVMCRSLVSVSWDGQIYDCDFNQMIDLSQKTRTVWSIESLDELVDQPIALADHCYGCTAGAGSGCGGALLN
- a CDS encoding ATP-dependent Clp protease ATP-binding subunit; this encodes MYERFTDRARKVMQLANQEAQRFNHEYIGTEHILLGLVKEGSGVAANVLKNLEVDLRKIRLEVEKLVQSGPEMVTVGKLPQTPRAKKVIEYSMEEARNLNHSYVGTEHILLGLLREQEGVAAQVLMNLGLKLEDVREEVLNLLGHGLEGAEVGERGGRGGDGEGSSGGSGSSKSGKSKTPALDSFGRDLTELAKKGELDPVIGREREIERAIQILCRRTKNNPVLLGEAGVGKTAIIEGFAQRVIGGEVPEILAEKRIVVLDLAMMVAGTKYRGQFEERIKAVMTEVRRVKNTILFIDELHTLVGAGGAEGAIDAANVLKPALARGEIQCIGATTLDEYRKYIEKDNALARRFQEIMVEPTGKAETIEILKGLRERYEEHHRVQFTDDAVVAAVEMSERYITARCLPDKAIDVIDEAGARVRLRTMTRPPDLKEIDEQVETLNKDKEDAVANQDFEKAANLRDQAEKLRKKKEQITQEWREKSQQTDGVVDEEIIAEVVSKMTGIPLTRLSTEDSLRLLKMEEELHKRVVSQSQAVTAVAKAVRRSRSGLKDPKRPTGSFIFAGPTGVGKTLLAKALAEYMFGDADALVHIDMSEYMEKHNVSRLIGAPPGFVGYEEGGQLTEKIRRRPYAVVLFDEIEKAHPDVFNMLLQVMEEGRLTDSFGRNVDFRNTILIMTTNAGAEAIKNESAFGFQKPDGDASYDSMKSRVMDQIERVFRPEFLNRLDDTIIFRHLTTTDLKGVIDFELSKVRERLLDRGLAIDLSDEAKEFLIKKGSNLDYGARPLRRAIEQRIEDPLGEELLRGAFEGKDTIIIDVHKDDSGKITRLNFEGESRGWADSDSEEETVPASSSEDQSKSDAS